The following coding sequences lie in one Mycobacterium sp. Z3061 genomic window:
- a CDS encoding DUF190 domain-containing protein, with the protein MSEKSLKLTAYFGERQRAVGTPRRFLADEMLDLFGARGVATSVMMRGVASFGPTGGLHSDVSLSLSEDPPVTIAAVDVESKIRGLVNDVTAMTGHGLVTLERARLITRDSGTDALSEIDSRTGDAAKLTIYVGRQVRVAGKPAHLAVCELLYRHGFAGATVLLGVDGTAHGQRQRARFFGRNVNVPQMIIGIGLPPQVSAAATELATVLPNPLLTIERVRLCKRDGELFARPQELPPTDSQGRTLWQKLMVHTADGEHDDGQPIHRAIVQQLMRSRTARGATVLRGIWGFHGDHKPHGDKLFQLARKVPLMTIVVDTPDAIARSFTIIDELTARHGLVTSEMVPAATSLDGTPRAPETPLAEYDY; encoded by the coding sequence ATGAGCGAGAAGAGCCTGAAGCTCACCGCCTATTTCGGCGAGCGGCAGCGCGCCGTCGGCACACCGCGGCGCTTCCTGGCCGACGAAATGCTGGACCTCTTCGGGGCACGCGGCGTGGCGACGAGCGTGATGATGCGCGGAGTCGCCAGCTTCGGGCCCACCGGCGGCCTGCACAGCGACGTTTCGCTCAGCCTGTCCGAGGACCCACCGGTGACGATCGCCGCCGTCGACGTCGAATCCAAGATCCGTGGCCTAGTCAACGACGTCACCGCCATGACCGGCCATGGGCTGGTCACACTCGAACGTGCGCGCCTGATCACCCGCGACAGCGGCACCGACGCGCTCAGCGAGATCGACAGCAGAACCGGAGACGCCGCCAAGCTGACCATCTACGTCGGCCGGCAGGTGCGCGTCGCCGGAAAACCGGCCCACCTGGCCGTCTGCGAGTTGCTGTACCGCCACGGATTCGCCGGCGCCACAGTGCTTCTCGGCGTGGACGGCACCGCGCACGGTCAGCGACAGCGGGCCAGGTTTTTCGGCCGCAACGTCAACGTGCCGCAGATGATCATCGGCATCGGGCTGCCTCCGCAGGTGTCGGCCGCCGCCACCGAACTCGCCACTGTGTTGCCCAACCCGCTGCTGACCATCGAGCGGGTACGGCTGTGCAAACGCGACGGCGAATTGTTCGCCCGTCCACAGGAGCTTCCGCCTACCGACAGCCAGGGACGCACGCTGTGGCAGAAGCTGATGGTGCACACCGCCGACGGCGAACACGATGACGGGCAGCCGATCCACCGCGCGATCGTGCAACAACTGATGCGCTCCCGCACGGCCCGGGGAGCGACCGTACTACGCGGCATCTGGGGCTTTCATGGCGACCATAAACCACACGGCGACAAGCTGTTTCAGCTCGCCCGCAAGGTGCCGCTGATGACCATCGTGGTCGACACCCCCGATGCGATCGCCCGCAGCTTCACCATCATCGACGAGCTGACGGCCCGCCACGGACTGGTCACCAGCGAGATGGTCCCGGCGGCCACGTCACTGGACGGCACGCCGCGCGCACCCGAGACGCCGCTGGCAGAGTACGACTACTGA
- a CDS encoding LLM class F420-dependent oxidoreductase: MQLGLHALGIGSGADRTVIDAVASAAESHGFATLWAGEHVVMVDDSTSRYPYSDSGEIAVPAEADWLDPMVALSFAAAASSRIRLATGVLLLPEHNPVIVAKQAASLDRLSGGRLTLGIGVGWSREEFEALGVPFEGRAARTAEYVAAMRTLWREDVASFAGRFVAFDSIRVNPKPVAEKGIPIVVGGNSDAALRRVAAWGDGWYGFNLDGIDEARDRIGRLEKLLEESGRDRAGLRVAVALAAPRVADARALTELGVDELVLVQAPPNSVDAVPEWISALADEWIQ; this comes from the coding sequence ATGCAGCTGGGATTGCATGCGTTGGGAATCGGGTCCGGCGCTGACCGGACGGTGATTGACGCCGTGGCCTCGGCGGCCGAGAGCCACGGTTTTGCCACGCTGTGGGCCGGCGAACACGTCGTGATGGTGGACGACTCCACGTCCCGCTACCCGTACTCCGACAGCGGCGAGATTGCCGTTCCCGCGGAGGCGGATTGGCTGGATCCCATGGTCGCGCTCAGCTTCGCCGCGGCCGCGTCGTCGCGGATCCGGCTGGCGACCGGTGTGCTGCTGCTACCCGAGCACAACCCGGTGATCGTGGCCAAACAGGCGGCCAGTCTGGACCGGCTCAGCGGCGGCCGGCTGACGCTGGGCATCGGCGTCGGGTGGTCCCGGGAGGAGTTCGAGGCACTCGGGGTGCCGTTCGAAGGACGCGCTGCGCGCACCGCGGAATACGTCGCCGCGATGCGCACGCTGTGGCGCGAGGACGTCGCGTCCTTCGCCGGGCGGTTCGTCGCCTTCGACTCGATCCGGGTTAATCCGAAACCGGTTGCCGAAAAAGGCATCCCGATTGTGGTTGGCGGCAACAGCGACGCCGCGCTGCGCCGCGTCGCCGCTTGGGGCGACGGCTGGTACGGCTTCAACCTCGACGGGATCGACGAGGCTCGGGACCGGATCGGCCGGCTCGAGAAGTTGCTCGAGGAATCGGGTCGTGACCGGGCGGGGTTGCGTGTCGCAGTAGCCCTGGCAGCACCCCGTGTAGCCGATGCCCGTGCGTTGACCGAGCTCGGCGTCGACGAGCTGGTACTGGTGCAGGCGCCGCCGAACAGTGTCGACGCTGTGCCCGAATGGATTTCGGCTCTGGCAGACGAATGGATTCAGTAG
- a CDS encoding DUF732 domain-containing protein produces the protein MNPVTVAVLVGMSVLICPVAQADPALGTEDANYTKWLSENGVNYQGRTSLQTMIAQAHTTCAMLDQSPTPQTHQATVSRLVGGPANFSQQEATSIVLSAVNSYCSQHTNLLYP, from the coding sequence ATGAACCCCGTGACCGTTGCAGTGCTGGTCGGTATGTCTGTCTTGATTTGCCCGGTCGCGCAGGCTGATCCGGCGTTGGGAACCGAGGACGCCAACTATACGAAGTGGCTTTCTGAGAACGGGGTCAACTATCAGGGCCGGACCTCGCTGCAGACGATGATCGCTCAGGCGCACACAACGTGCGCGATGCTCGACCAGAGTCCGACCCCGCAGACCCACCAGGCGACGGTCAGCCGGCTGGTGGGCGGGCCCGCAAACTTCAGCCAGCAGGAAGCGACGTCGATAGTGCTTTCGGCAGTCAACAGCTACTGCAGCCAGCACACCAACCTGTTGTATCCCTGA
- the crcB gene encoding fluoride efflux transporter CrcB, translated as MARPDYRELAAIFAGGALGSLARAALATLAVPDPGRWPWPTFVVNILGAFLVGYFTTRLLERLPLSSYRRPLLGTGLCGGLTTFSTMQVETIKMVEHGHWVLAATYTVVSIVLGLVAVYLATALVRRVRIR; from the coding sequence GTGGCACGGCCTGACTATCGCGAGTTGGCGGCCATCTTCGCCGGCGGTGCGCTCGGTTCGCTGGCCCGAGCCGCCCTGGCCACCCTGGCCGTCCCCGATCCCGGGCGCTGGCCCTGGCCCACCTTCGTGGTCAACATCCTCGGCGCGTTCCTGGTGGGCTACTTCACCACCCGACTGCTGGAACGACTACCCCTGTCGAGCTACCGTCGCCCGCTGCTCGGCACCGGATTGTGCGGTGGCTTAACCACTTTCTCCACCATGCAGGTCGAAACCATCAAGATGGTCGAACACGGTCACTGGGTGTTGGCCGCCACCTACACCGTCGTCAGCATCGTGCTGGGACTCGTGGCGGTATACCTGGCCACCGCCCTGGTACGCCGGGTGCGCATCCGATGA
- the crcB gene encoding fluoride efflux transporter CrcB, translated as MTTVLVWLGVMLIGGIGSVTRFLVDRTVARRVGRPFPYGTLTVNITGAALLGFLTSLALPKDVSLLIGTAFVGAYTTFSTWMLETQRLGEERQLLAAFANIAVSVLLGLGAVLLGQRIAGLI; from the coding sequence ATGACGACGGTCCTGGTCTGGCTCGGAGTCATGCTCATCGGCGGCATCGGTTCGGTGACGCGGTTTCTGGTGGACCGCACGGTGGCTCGGCGGGTAGGCCGCCCGTTCCCCTACGGCACGCTCACCGTCAACATCACCGGCGCGGCGCTGCTGGGATTCCTCACCAGCCTGGCGCTGCCCAAGGACGTGTCGCTGCTGATCGGCACCGCGTTCGTGGGCGCCTACACCACCTTCTCCACCTGGATGCTGGAGACTCAGCGCCTTGGCGAAGAACGCCAGCTGCTGGCGGCGTTCGCCAACATCGCCGTCAGCGTTCTGCTCGGACTGGGCGCGGTGCTGCTGGGACAACGGATCGCGGGGCTGATATGA